In Nisaea acidiphila, the DNA window ATGCCGACCGCGAGGATCAGGCTGAACAGGACGACGATGTTAACGGTGAGCCCGAGCGAGGAGAGAGTCAGGATGCCGAGCAGGAAGGAGCCCGGAATAGCGACGCCGACAAGACCCGCGGAGCGATAGCCGAGGGCGCCGACGATCACGATCATGACCAGCAGGATGGCGCTCAGCACGTTGTTGCGCAGATCGGTCAGCATGGTCCGGATCTGCCCGGACTTGTCCTGGCTGAAGGTCACGGTCACGCCCTCGGGCCAGGCCTTCTGCGTTTCCGCGACGATTTTCCTGACATTCTCGACCGTTTCGATGACGTTCTCGCCGATCCGCTTGGTCACCTCGATGCCGATGGCGGGTTTGCCGTCGAGCCGGGCATGGCTCTCCCGGTCCTTGAAGCCGCGCTCGACATGGGCGATGTCGCGCACCCGGACGACGGCGTCGCCATTGGTCTTGATCGGCTGGTCCAGGATATCGCCCAGGCTCTCGTAGAGGCCCGGAACCTTGATCGGGAACCGGCCATTGCCGGTATCGAGCGTACCCGCGGCGACGAGCTGGTTCGAACGGGCGACGATCTCAAGGACGGCGGCCGCGTCGATATTGTAGCTGTCGAGGCGCAGGGGATCGATGACGATCTCCACCAGCTCTTCGCGCTCGCCGCGCAGTTTCGCCTCGAGGACGGTGCTGATGCCCTCGATCTCGTCACGCAGGTTACGGGCGAGATGCAGCATGGTCCGTTCGGGCAACTCGCCCGAGAGGGTCACGACGAGGATCGGGAAGAGGCTGACATTGACCTCGTGCACGGTCGGCTCGTCCGCGTCTTCCGGCAATTCCGGCTTGGCGATGTCGACTTTTTCCCGGACGTCCGTCAGGGCCTGGTCGGCATCGAAACCCGCCGTGAATTCGAGGGTCACATTGGCGCCGCCCTCGTAGGCGGTCGCGCGCATTTCCTTTACGCCTTCAATGCTGCGCAACTCTGTTTCCATCGGCTTGAGCAGCAGCCGCTCCGCATCTTCCGGTGAGATCCCGTCGTGATGCAGCGAGACGTAGATGATCGGGATGTTGACGTCCGGGTCGGCTTCTTTCGGGATGGTCACATAGGCGACCGATCCCGAGATCAGAATCAGCAGCAGCACCATCAGGGTGGTGCGGCTGCGGTGCAGGGCGGCGTCGATCAGAGCATGCATGGCGGGCGCCTCAGCTGGCCTTGGCTTCGGGGGTGCCGACGATGGCTTCCGGGACCGCGCGGACCTTTTCGCCGTCGGAAACGAATTCCTGACCGACGGAGATCAGTTTCACCCGGTCGGGAAGGCCGGTCACGTAGGCCCAGTCGGCATCGCTGTCGACGACGGTGACGGTGCGGAACCGGACAATGCCGCCCTCACCGACGATCATCACGCCCAGCTGGCCGTCGTCGTTCAGGGTGAAGATCCCAGCCGAGAGCTTGTGTGCGAGGATTTCCGGGAGCGGCAGGACCATGCCCGCCGTGATGCCCTGTTCGATCTGCATCCCGGGGTTGGGAACCTCGAGTTCGACCTTGAAGGTCCGGGTCTGCGGATCGGCCGCGGCGGTGATGTAGCGGATCGTGCCGGTAAGCTGGGTACCGTCGAGCAATCGCGCGGCGCCGGGCCGCCCGACCGCGAGCTTGACACGTTCCTGCTCGGAGACCTGCGCCACCACGAGGATGGGGTCGAGATCGTAGAGCGTCGCGACCGGATCGCCACTCTGCACGACATCGCCGAGCTCCACCTGGATATCGTCGAGAATGGCGTCGAACGGGGCCTTGATCGCGAGCCGGCGGATCTCCTCCTCGATCTCGGCGAGATCGGCCTTGGCCTCCTGCAAGTCGGCATAGGTCGCGGCCCGCTGGGTCTTCGCCTGGAAGCCTTTGTTCGCGAGCTTGTCAGCAGCCGTAAACTCGGTTTCCCGCTGTTCAATCCTGGCCTTCGCCATCTGCCGCTTGGCTTCGCGATCCTCCGGGTCAAACCGGATGATCGTCTCGCCGCCGGTGACCGGGGCGCCTTCGGTCGCGCCGATCTTCACGACCTTGCCGAGGATCTGGGCCTTCAGCTCGATGTGCCGCGAGGCGGCGGTGCGGCCGGCGACGACGACGGCGGAGCGATACGGCTCGGACACGCTCTCGCGGATCCGGACGGAGGTCAGTTCCGGAGCCTTTGCTTCGGATCCGGCCGTGGCCGTTGCCTCGCTGTCCGTTCGGGCGCCGTTGGCAAATTGTCCGGAGACGATCCAGCCGGTGGCACCGATGGCGATGATCGCGGCGAGCAGGAGGGAGCGGTTCAGTCTCATGAGGCCTCGGCAAGCGGTAGAGAGAGGGTCGTGGGGAGGAGAGGGTTACTCGGCCGCATGGCGCGTCTCCGAGCGAAGCTTTTCAAGCAGCGGGCCGCGGTTCTGCCGCATATAGTCGGCGGCTGCACTGTAAATCGCGCAACCGAGCCCGCGGACGAAATCCATGCCCGGCTGACCGGCACAAGTCTCTTCCTTGGCCGTCAGATTGGCGATCTGCGCCTCATATTCCGCGATACGCTTGTCTATGAGGCGGCTGATCCGCTCCGGATGCTGCAGGCACGCGAAGAAAATCTGGAACAGAAGATCGGAGCGGTACTGATCGTCGCCCGGCGCCGTCTCGCAGGCGCGCAGCAACGCGGCAGAGCCCGCGGAGGTCAGGCTGTAGATTTTCTTGTCCGGGCGGCCGTCCTGAGCTTCCGCCGTCACCGTGACGAGGCCTTCTTCCGCCGCTTTGGTCAGGGCGGGATAGATCGCGCCGAGCGATGCCTTCTGGAAGTGCGCGAACGGACCCTCCGCAAACTGCTTGCGAATCTCGTAGCCGGTAGCGTCCCGCTGGCTGAGCACCGCGAGACAGAGCGTTTTGACATCCATGTATGAGCGCTCCGGTATATCGGGCCGATATACGTTCAATATGCCGGACCGATATATGGTACTGGACGGTGTAGTTTAAAGGACAAAATGCGATGTCGTATCCGAATAGGCGTTAAATGCGCTCTGGCGTGGCCGTTCGGTGACAGCCGCGGAGCCTCAGAACGCCTCTTTCCAGGGACGCAATTCGATTTCCCAAGCCCAACTGGAGCGTGGTTGCCGGTGGAATTGCAGGTAGGTCTCGGCAATCGCCTCCGGATCGAGCAGTTTGTTCTCGCCCGGTGCTTCGCGCGTGTCGCTCTCTGTCCGGATCCCGCCGTCGATGACGAAATGGCCGACATGGATGTTCTGCGGGTGCAGCTCGCGCGCCATGGACTGGGCGAGGCCGCGGAGGCCGAACTTGCCCATCGCGAAAGGCGCCGACTGCGGATAGCCCTTCACTCCGGCGGACGCGCCGGTGAAGAGAATCGTGCCGTGACCGGCCGCAAGCATCCGCTTTGCCGCCTGCTGGGCGACCAGGAAGGCGCCGTGACAAGTGACGGTGGTCGCGGCGAGCACCTCGTCCGGATCGAGGTCGACGAGCGGACCGCGTGCGCGTTTCGACGGGTTGAAGACGACGAGGTCCGGCGTGCCCATCGTGCCGTCGAGCCACGAGAAGAGGGCGGCGACGCTGTCTTTGTCGGCTACGTCGCAGGCTTTTGTCTGCGCGCCGGTTTCCGCCGCCAGAGCGCCGAGCTTGTCGGTATTCCGCGCGGCCAGG includes these proteins:
- a CDS encoding efflux RND transporter periplasmic adaptor subunit yields the protein MRLNRSLLLAAIIAIGATGWIVSGQFANGARTDSEATATAGSEAKAPELTSVRIRESVSEPYRSAVVVAGRTAASRHIELKAQILGKVVKIGATEGAPVTGGETIIRFDPEDREAKRQMAKARIEQRETEFTAADKLANKGFQAKTQRAATYADLQEAKADLAEIEEEIRRLAIKAPFDAILDDIQVELGDVVQSGDPVATLYDLDPILVVAQVSEQERVKLAVGRPGAARLLDGTQLTGTIRYITAAADPQTRTFKVELEVPNPGMQIEQGITAGMVLPLPEILAHKLSAGIFTLNDDGQLGVMIVGEGGIVRFRTVTVVDSDADWAYVTGLPDRVKLISVGQEFVSDGEKVRAVPEAIVGTPEAKAS
- a CDS encoding PadR family transcriptional regulator, with amino-acid sequence MDVKTLCLAVLSQRDATGYEIRKQFAEGPFAHFQKASLGAIYPALTKAAEEGLVTVTAEAQDGRPDKKIYSLTSAGSAALLRACETAPGDDQYRSDLLFQIFFACLQHPERISRLIDKRIAEYEAQIANLTAKEETCAGQPGMDFVRGLGCAIYSAAADYMRQNRGPLLEKLRSETRHAAE
- a CDS encoding SDR family NAD(P)-dependent oxidoreductase, whose amino-acid sequence is MAETALIVGAGAGLSASLARLCAKEGMKIALAARNTDKLGALAAETGAQTKACDVADKDSVAALFSWLDGTMGTPDLVVFNPSKRARGPLVDLDPDEVLAATTVTCHGAFLVAQQAAKRMLAAGHGTILFTGASAGVKGYPQSAPFAMGKFGLRGLAQSMARELHPQNIHVGHFVIDGGIRTESDTREAPGENKLLDPEAIAETYLQFHRQPRSSWAWEIELRPWKEAF